ACGGTGATAACGCCTTCTTTGCCTACTTTCTCCATCGCTTCAGCGATCAGAGTACCCACGGTTTCGTCGGAGTTAGCAGAGATAGTACCAACCTGAGCAATGGCTTTAGAGTCAGAGCAAGGAACAGACAGTGCTTTCAGCTCTTCAACAGCGGCGATAACAGCTTTATCGATACCGCGTTTCAGGTCCATTGGGTTCATGCCTGCAGCAACAGCTTTCAGGCCTTCAGTGATGATGGATTGAGCCAGTACGGTTGCAGTAGTAGTACCGTCACCTGCAGCGTCGTTCGCTTTTGAGGCAACTTCTTTAACCATCTGCGCACCCATGTTTTCGAACTTGTCTTCCAGTTCGATTTCACGCGCTACAGAAACACCATCTTTAGTGATAGTCGGTGCACCGAAAGATTTATCCAGAACAACGTTACGGCCTTTTGGACCGAGGGTAACTTTCACTGCATCTGCCAGTACGTTAACGCCACGCAGCATTTTCACACGAGCGTCATTACCGAATTTTACGTCTTTAGCTGCCATTCTTAACTTTCCTTAAATTCGTTTATGTTCGTTCAGTTTTTGCGCGGATTACGCTTCAACAATTGCCAGGATGTCGCTTTCTGCCATGATCAACACTTCTTCATTGTCGATCTTCTCAGACTTAACACCGTAGCCATCGTTGAAAATTACGATGTCGCCGACTTTTACGTCCAGCGGTTGTACGTTACCGTTTTCCAGGATGCGGCCTTTACCGACAGCGATGATTTCGCCACGAGTTGATTTGCCAGCTGCACTGCCAGTCAGAACGATGCCGCCTGCAGATTTAGATTCAACTTCTTTACGTTTGACGATGACACGGTCATGTAATGGACGAATGCTCATGTGATAGCTCTCCTTTGAGAAAGTCAGTATCAATTGTTTAGGTAACGCCGGTCCAAAATGGGTTATCGGCTGGTGACCTGAGAGATGGGGATGCGCTTCCCCCCCTTCAAGGGGGGAAAACAAAAAAATTTTCGATTTTTAGCGATTGTGACGATCATCATTCTCGTGGTCGTCGAGCTGTTTCGGCGCATCATCTTTACGCTGATACTCACCGTCAAACGTTGAACCACCGCCAGTGCCCGCGCTAAAGCCACCACCCGGCATGCGTGAAAAACGCAAATGCGGCATCAGCTTCAGAGTGAGATGTTTTTGTACCGGTGGCAGTAACAGCAGTAAACCGAGGAAGTCGGTGAAGAAACCAGGCAACAGTAGCAGCAAACCTGCAATGATCAACGAAACGCTTTTGATCATCTCTGCCGCTGGACTTTCACCCGCCGCCATTTTCTGCTGCATCAGCATGAAATTCTTAAAGCCCTGGTTGCGAACCAGTGACATACCAATAACCGAGGTGAATATCACCAGTACCAGCGTCAGGAAAACCCCCATCACGTGGGCAACCTGAATAAATAACGAGATCTCTATGTAAACATAGAGAAAAATGGCAATTAACGGTATCCAGCGCACCGTACACTCCTGTAGTTGGGAAGACTGTAGCAAGCGCCATCAAGCCCTTGCGTCAAATAGTTTGGCCATTAAGCGTAGTCAAAGAGATGGCGGCGCCATAGTCAAAAATCAATCTACGCGCTGTATTATTTTTTTGGAAATTTTCAACAATTGATCGGCATCACATATTAATAATTGTTATGTAAGATGACGTTTAATAAGTGATCCAGATTACTGCATTTCTCTATCATCAGCATATCATCACGGCGTAGAGACCGAATATGGACATAATCGTCGGTCTATTCATCGCACGACCAAAGATCCTGTGCGTGCTGTGATCAACCAATGGCAGCTTTAATTAAGAAGGTTCACATGTTAAATAACATTCGTATCGAAGAAGATTTGTTGGGTACCAGGGAAGTGCCAGCGGATGCCTATTACGGTATTCATACTCTGAGAGCGATTGAAAACTTCTACATAAGTAACAGCAAAATCAGTGACATACCTGAGTTTGTGCGTGGCATGGTGATGGTTAAGAAAGCAGCGGCAATGGCGAACAAGGAGTTACAAACCATTCCGAAAAGCATCGCAAACACCATTATCCAGGCTTGTGATGAAGTTCTTAATAACGGCAAATGTATGGACCAATTCCCGGTGGACGTTTACCAGGGCGGTGCCGGTACCTCCGTTAACATGAATACCAACGAAGTGCTCGCCAACATTGGGCTTGAGCTGATGGGCCACCAGAAAGGTGAGTACCAGTACCTGAATCCGAACGATCATGTAAACAAATGCCAGTCCACCAACGATGCTTACCCAACTGGTTTCCGCATCGCGGTGTACGCTTCAATTGTGAAATTGGTTGATGCTATCAACCAGTTAGGTGATGGCTTCCAGCGCAAAGCGGTTGAGTTTGAAAACGTCCTGAAAATGGGCCGTACTCAGTTGCAAGACGCGGTTCCAATGACATTGGGCCAGGAATTCCATGCCTTCAACGTTCTGTTGAACGAAGAAACACGCAACCTGCTGCGCACCGCAGAACTGCTGCTGGAAGTCAACCTCGGCGCTACCGCTATCGGTACCCGCCTGAACACGCCTGAAGGTTATCAGCAACTGGCTGTGCAGAAACTGGCAGAAGTCAGCAATCTGGCATGTGTTCCTGCTGAAGACTTGATTGAAGCCACCTCCGACTGTGGCGCGTACGTGATGGTTCACAGCACGCTGAAACGTCTGGCGGTGAAATTGTCGAAGATCTGTAATGACCTTCGTCTGCTCTCCTCCGGCCCACGTGCGGGTCTGAACGAAATCAACCTGCCAGAACTGCAAGCGGGTTCTTCTATTATGCCTGCCAAAGTGAACCCGGTAATTCCAGAAGTGGTTAACCAGGTTTGCTTTAAAGTTATTGGGAACGACATCACCGTCACCATGGCTTCCGAAGCTGGTCAGTTGCAGTTGAACGTCATGGAACCGGTCATTGGCCAGGCGATGTTTGAGTCTATCCACATTCTGACTAACGCTTGCTACAATCTGCTGGAAAAATGCGTCGACGGTATTACCGCGAACAAAGAAGTGTGCGAAAGCTACGTCTACAACTCGATTGGTATTGTCACGTATCTGAACCCGTTCATTGGCCACCACAATGGCGATATCGTCGGGAAAATTTGTGCGGAGACCGGCAAAAGCGTGCGTGAAGTCGTGCTGGAGCGCGGCCTGCTCACCGAAGCCGAGCTGGATGATATTTTCTCCATCAACAACCTGATGCATCCAGTTTATAAAGCGAAGCGTTATACCGATGAAAATGAACAGTAATCTTTACGGTAGATAACAAAAGGCACGTCCAATGGACGTGCCTTTTTCATTTCTACTTTAAACAAAAACACAACATATAATTATCATATAAGCAAACACCAGGAAGGGAATTATGTTTGGAGCAGAACTCGTTATCGTGCTTTTGGCGATATATCTCGGAGCCCGACTCGGCGGCATAGGCATTGGCTTTGCTGGCGGTTTTGGCGTTCTGGTTTTAACCCTTATTTTTCAGGTTAAACCCGGGGCAATTCCGTTCGACGTTATTGAAATCATCATGGCAGTTATTGCCGCGATTGCCGCCATGCAGGTGGCTGGGGGAATGGACTACCTGGTAAGCCTTGCAGAAAAACTATTGCGTCGCCATCCCAAATACATCACCTTCCTCGCCCCGCTGGTCACCTGGTTTATGACCATTCTGGCGGGAACTGGCCACACTGCGTTTTCTACGCTGCCGGTGATTACTGAAGTTGCGAAAGAGCAAGGGATTCGCCCATCGCGCCCACTGTCTATCGCGGTTGTCGCGTCGCAAATTGCGATCACGGCTTCTCCGATTTCCGCAGCCGTGGTGTTCTTCTCGGGTATCCTTGAGCCTATGGGCATCAGTTACCTGACGCTGCTGGGTATCTGTATTCCTGTGACGCTCGTTGCGGTAATGCTGACGGCGGTGGTCTGTAACTTCCTCGGTTGCGAACTGAAAGACGATCCGGTGTACCAGGAACGTCTTGCTAAAGGTGAAGTGAAACTGCGCGGGACTAGCGTGTTTAACCTGAAGCCACACGCTAAACGCTCGGTTCTCCTGTTCCTTATCGGTATTGTCGCGGTGATGTTCTACGCCACCGCCATCAGCGATACCGTTGGCCTGATTAAAAACCCAATTCTGCCGCGTAACGAAGCGATTGTGGTGTTCATGCTGACCATCGCTACGCTTATCTGCGTCACCTGTAAAATTGATACCGGCGAAATCCTCAACGCCAGCACCTTCAAATCGGGTATGAGTGCGTGTATCTGCGTGCTGGGCGTGGCCTGGTTGGGTGACACCTTCGTCAAAAACCATATCCAGGATATTCAGGCTGTTGCAGGCGACTTACTGCAAAGTTATCCGTGGTTGTTAGCGGTGGTATTGTTCTTCGCCGCAACGCTGCTTTACTCTCAAGCAGCAACGACTAAAGCCCTGATGCCAGCAGCATTGATGCTCGGCGTAAGCCCGCTGACGGCCATCGCCTCTTTTGCTGCGGTTTCTGCATTGTTCGTCCTGCCGACTTACCCAACATTGTTGGCGGCGGTGGAAATGGACGATACCGGCTCGACGCGTATTGGTAAGTACGTGTTTAACCATGCGTTCTTAATTCCAGGGGTGATTGCTATCACGCTGTGCGTCATCCTCGGTTTTATCGTCGGCGGCATGGTTCTGTAAATCTTTTAAAACACGGGTCGCGCTGCGGCCCGTTTAACACCTCCCTTCTCTCCACCATGCTATAGTCAACCGCTGTTTCCCCAGATACGAGGTTTGCTATGCCAACAACCCAGGCTGTTGTCATCCTTTGTACTGCCCCTGACGAAGCCACCGCCCAAGACCTTGCCACCCTTGTGCTGTCTGAAAAACTGGCCGCCTGCGTCACCTTATTACCTGGTGCCACTTCGTTGTATTACTGGGAAGGGAAAATGGAACAGGAGTATGAGGTGCAGATGTTGCTAAAAAGCGATATCGACCATCAAGAAGCCTTGATAGCGTGTCTCAAATCGCATCACCCATACCAAACCCCTGAATTACTGGTTCTGCCAGTTACCCACGGAGATAGTGATTACCTCTCATGGCTCTACGCATCTTTGCGCTAATCTTTGCGCTTTTCAGCACCCACGCTTTTGCAGGCCTGTTCGATAACCAGAGCAAATCTCAATTTGTTCCTGTCGACCAGGCTTTTGCTTTCGATTTTCAGCAATCAGGAAACCAGCTCAACCTGAACTGGCAGATAAAACCTGGCTACTACCTTTATCGTCAGCAAATCAAGCTGACCCCGACGCAAGCTGAGCTCGCACCGCTGGAATTGCCGAAAGGCACCTGGCATGAAGACGAGTTCTACGGCAAGACCGAGATTTATACCCAGCAGCTCAATCTGCCCGTCACGCTTCAAACGGCAGCCAAAGGCGCGACCGTCAGCGTGACTTACCAGGGTTGTGCCGAAGCAGGGTTCTGTTATCCGCCTGAAACGCGCGTCGTGCCGCTGAGTGCTGTGGTTGCAGGTGATGAAAATCGCCCTCACCCTAACCCTCTCCCCCAGGAGAGGGAACAAACCTCTTCCTCTATTGCCACAACAGCTTCTTCCTCCCTCTCCCCTGGAGAGAAGGAATTAAGCACTGGAGCTTCTTCCTCCCTCTCCCTTGGGGAGAGGGCCGGGGTGAGGGGCTCAGACAATTCAACCACCACCCAGCTCCCGTTCTCCGCACTCTGGGCATTCCTGATCGGTATCGGCATCGCCTTCACGCCTTGCGTGCTGCCGATGTACCCACTGATTTCAGGCATCGTGTTGGGCGGAAAACAGCGCTTATCCACCGCTCGAGCCCTGCTTCTGACCTTTGTTTACGTGCAAGGAATGGCGCTGACCTATACCGCTCTGGGCCTGGTCGTCGCCGCTGCTGGCCTTCAATTCCAGGCCGCGCTGCAACACCCTTACGTGCTCATCGGGCTGTCAGCCCTCTTTGTGCTACTTGCCGCCTCGATGTTTGGGTTGTTTACGCTGCAACTGCCATCATCACTGCAAACGCGTCTGACGCTGATGAGTAATCGCCAGCAAGGTGGGTCAGCAGGTGGCGTCTTTGCGATGGGAGCCCTGGCCGGATTAATTTGCTCGCCTTGTACCACCGCACCATTGAGCGCCATCCTTCTGTACATCGCCCAAAGCGGGAACATGTGGCTAGGCGGCGGCACGTTGTACCTTTATGCGTTAGGTATGGGTCTGCCGCTGATGTTGATCACTGTTTTCGGCAACCGCCTGTTGCCAAAAAGCGGCCCGTGGATGGAAACTGTCAAAATCGCGTTTGGTTTTGTGATCCTCGCACTACCAGTATTTTTGCTGGAACGCATACTGGGAGAAACATGGGGGATTCGTTTGTGGGGATTGCTCGGCGTGGCGTTCTTTAGCTGGGCGTTTATCACGAGCCTGCACGCCAAAAAATCATGGATGCGCATCGTGCAGATCATTTTGCTTGGTGCGGCGCTGGTTTGTGCTCGCCCTGTGCAAGATTGGGCATTTGGCAGCACCGTCACGGCAAACCAGGCACAACTCAATTTCACGAAGATTGCCAACGTAGAGCAGTTAGACGCCGCGCTCGCTAATGCAAAAGGTCAGCCTGTTATGCTCGATTTGTACGCCGACTGGTGCGTGGCCTGCAAAGAGTTTGAAAAATACACCTTTAGCGATCCTAAAGTGCAGCAACGGTTGGCAAATACTGTTTTACTGCAAGCGGACGTTACAGCCAATAACGCGCAAGATGTCGCGCTGTTAAAGCATCTACAGGTTTTAGGGCTACCCACTATATTGTTCTTTGATGATCAAGGGCGCGAGCAGCCGGAAGCACGCGTGACAGGCTTTATGGATGCGAGCACGTTTGATGCGCATTTGCGCAATCAAGCACCGTAAACAACACTACTATGGGACGTACACTAAATAGTTCAAGTTGCATCGCAGCGGCAAGAGAACGCAGAAGCAGCTTGAAGTATGACGGGTACAAGGGAGGAGAATACCGTGCAACGCGAAGACGTACTTGAGCACGCCCTACACGTCCTAGAACGTGTGGGGATTGCAAGCACCACTCTGGAGATGGTCGCGAATGAAGCTGACTATCCGGTAAAAGAAATTCGTCAATTCTGGCCCGATACTGAAGCAGTGCTCTACGATGCCCTGCGCTATTTGAGCCAGCAAATTGATGTATGGCGTCGTCAGTTAATACTCGACGATGAGCTATCGCTGGAACAAAAACTACTGAAGCGCTACCAGGCGTTGACCGAATGCGTTAACAACCAGCGCTATCCGGGCTGCCTGTTTATCGCCGCTTGCACGTTTTATCCAGATGCGGCACATCCCATTCATCAACTGGCCGATCAACAGAAAAAAGCCGCATGGGAATTCAC
The nucleotide sequence above comes from Buttiauxella selenatireducens. Encoded proteins:
- a CDS encoding co-chaperone GroES; this encodes MSIRPLHDRVIVKRKEVESKSAGGIVLTGSAAGKSTRGEIIAVGKGRILENGNVQPLDVKVGDIVIFNDGYGVKSEKIDNEEVLIMAESDILAIVEA
- a CDS encoding FxsA family protein gives rise to the protein MRWIPLIAIFLYVYIEISLFIQVAHVMGVFLTLVLVIFTSVIGMSLVRNQGFKNFMLMQQKMAAGESPAAEMIKSVSLIIAGLLLLLPGFFTDFLGLLLLLPPVQKHLTLKLMPHLRFSRMPGGGFSAGTGGGSTFDGEYQRKDDAPKQLDDHENDDRHNR
- the aspA gene encoding aspartate ammonia-lyase translates to MLNNIRIEEDLLGTREVPADAYYGIHTLRAIENFYISNSKISDIPEFVRGMVMVKKAAAMANKELQTIPKSIANTIIQACDEVLNNGKCMDQFPVDVYQGGAGTSVNMNTNEVLANIGLELMGHQKGEYQYLNPNDHVNKCQSTNDAYPTGFRIAVYASIVKLVDAINQLGDGFQRKAVEFENVLKMGRTQLQDAVPMTLGQEFHAFNVLLNEETRNLLRTAELLLEVNLGATAIGTRLNTPEGYQQLAVQKLAEVSNLACVPAEDLIEATSDCGAYVMVHSTLKRLAVKLSKICNDLRLLSSGPRAGLNEINLPELQAGSSIMPAKVNPVIPEVVNQVCFKVIGNDITVTMASEAGQLQLNVMEPVIGQAMFESIHILTNACYNLLEKCVDGITANKEVCESYVYNSIGIVTYLNPFIGHHNGDIVGKICAETGKSVREVVLERGLLTEAELDDIFSINNLMHPVYKAKRYTDENEQ
- a CDS encoding anaerobic C4-dicarboxylate transporter, producing MFGAELVIVLLAIYLGARLGGIGIGFAGGFGVLVLTLIFQVKPGAIPFDVIEIIMAVIAAIAAMQVAGGMDYLVSLAEKLLRRHPKYITFLAPLVTWFMTILAGTGHTAFSTLPVITEVAKEQGIRPSRPLSIAVVASQIAITASPISAAVVFFSGILEPMGISYLTLLGICIPVTLVAVMLTAVVCNFLGCELKDDPVYQERLAKGEVKLRGTSVFNLKPHAKRSVLLFLIGIVAVMFYATAISDTVGLIKNPILPRNEAIVVFMLTIATLICVTCKIDTGEILNASTFKSGMSACICVLGVAWLGDTFVKNHIQDIQAVAGDLLQSYPWLLAVVLFFAATLLYSQAATTKALMPAALMLGVSPLTAIASFAAVSALFVLPTYPTLLAAVEMDDTGSTRIGKYVFNHAFLIPGVIAITLCVILGFIVGGMVL
- the cutA gene encoding divalent cation tolerance protein CutA, with amino-acid sequence MPTTQAVVILCTAPDEATAQDLATLVLSEKLAACVTLLPGATSLYYWEGKMEQEYEVQMLLKSDIDHQEALIACLKSHHPYQTPELLVLPVTHGDSDYLSWLYASLR
- a CDS encoding protein-disulfide reductase DsbD — protein: MALRIFALIFALFSTHAFAGLFDNQSKSQFVPVDQAFAFDFQQSGNQLNLNWQIKPGYYLYRQQIKLTPTQAELAPLELPKGTWHEDEFYGKTEIYTQQLNLPVTLQTAAKGATVSVTYQGCAEAGFCYPPETRVVPLSAVVAGDENRPHPNPLPQEREQTSSSIATTASSSLSPGEKELSTGASSSLSLGERAGVRGSDNSTTTQLPFSALWAFLIGIGIAFTPCVLPMYPLISGIVLGGKQRLSTARALLLTFVYVQGMALTYTALGLVVAAAGLQFQAALQHPYVLIGLSALFVLLAASMFGLFTLQLPSSLQTRLTLMSNRQQGGSAGGVFAMGALAGLICSPCTTAPLSAILLYIAQSGNMWLGGGTLYLYALGMGLPLMLITVFGNRLLPKSGPWMETVKIAFGFVILALPVFLLERILGETWGIRLWGLLGVAFFSWAFITSLHAKKSWMRIVQIILLGAALVCARPVQDWAFGSTVTANQAQLNFTKIANVEQLDAALANAKGQPVMLDLYADWCVACKEFEKYTFSDPKVQQRLANTVLLQADVTANNAQDVALLKHLQVLGLPTILFFDDQGREQPEARVTGFMDASTFDAHLRNQAP
- a CDS encoding transcriptional regulator; the encoded protein is MQREDVLEHALHVLERVGIASTTLEMVANEADYPVKEIRQFWPDTEAVLYDALRYLSQQIDVWRRQLILDDELSLEQKLLKRYQALTECVNNQRYPGCLFIAACTFYPDAAHPIHQLADQQKKAAWEFTHELLTQLEVDDPAMVAHQMELVLEGCLSRLLVKRSQADIETARRLAEDILRFAQCRQGGALT